Below is a window of Myroides profundi DNA.
ATTTAATAATTCTCCAAAGTCCATTAAGTCATCTGGATTGTTATGATAGTGTTCTAATCTAGAATCTATAAAATTTTTATGTTCTTGTGATATAGTATTACTTATGATTTCTGTGCTAATACTTTTATTGCAGAGAGTAACACAAGATCCGTTTTTGTTTTGATTTTCTGTGTGTTTAGTTTTCATAAGTATTGTGATTTTAATATCTGTTACAAAGGTATAAATAAAATACAGGTTTAGATTTTTTTTATTTTATATTTTTAAGACATTCAGTGTGTTATGGCTTTTTTGATATTTGTTTTGCTACATATTTATATCCTTCATCGCAGGCATATTGATTTCTTTTACACAAGATGCTTTAGATGTTGATATAATAAAACGGATGGCTTGTAAGACATCTTGTAGTGGGATAAGTTCTCCGTTAGATTGTTCTATAATGGTCTCTATTGGCTCCGCACATCCATATTCTGTTGCTAAATAACCTAAATTTAGAATCGATACTCCGATTAGGTGTTCTCTTAAATTTTCTCTTAGTGAATGAATAATGCCTCGTAGAGCAAACTTTGTAGCAGAGAAAGTAACTTCTTTTCCATTGTGATTGTCTAATCCCCAAGTAGATCCTATCAAGATAATCTTAGCACTCTCTGATAACTTTAGGTTTTCTATAAAGGCTTGAATCATTAGAATACAAGAAGAGATGTTGGTATTAATCATATTGATGATTTCTTCTTGTGTATTATCATGGAAGCTGTATGTATCTGAGAAGGCATTGTGTTCCCATATCCCTACATTATAGATTAAATAATCAATTTTTTGTTGCCCTATTGTTTCTTTTAAGTCGTTAGTAGCTTGACTAGGATGAGATAAATCTCCTGCTATCCAATGTTTGTTCTGATCGTTTTTATCTAAATAATTAGGTCTAGTGCGAGAGATCCCATAAACGATATCTTGTTCATTAGGAATATATTGAGTGATGGCTTTTCCTAAGCCTTTGCTTACTCCAAATATTAAGTATGTTTTTGCATTCATGATGTATTGCATTTATGTGGTGTAAAAGATGAAGACTATCTTTACTGTTCATCTTGTTTTTAAGAATCAGCAATTTACAAAAAGAAGAGGTATAGTAAACTCATTGGGAAGCTTTTTAAGTGTTTTGACATTAAATAGCAATGAGGTATTATTGTTTTAGTGTGTAAGTGATTGTTATTTAACTGATTATGTGTAGTGTTAAAATAGGGTTTTTATAGTTGGGATATCAGAAGAACATATACTTTTGCACCACCTTAAAAATACGAAATAACGATGAAAAGAAAATCACTAATTGCAGTGATAGTTTTGACAATTGGGTTAGCTATGAACAGTTGTAAAAACAAAAAAGTAGAAGAAGTATCTACTGAGGGTGAGCGGAATATTGGTTACGCTAACCTAAAACCTGAAGAAATAGTCATCAGTAACTTAGGAACAGATGACGATGGTTTTGAACACTATAGTATAGTGTCTGGAACCGAAAATATTAAGGATTATCCAAAACATTTTTCATTTGACAATACGCTTCTTACACCTGGGGCATTTCATGCAGATGAAGTTCCTGAAAGAATAGAGTCAAAAGAATGGCTAGGCTTAATATCGGATAGTACTAATACTTATAAGTTAGTGGCTATGGCGCCTCTGGTATCTAAGATTCTTGCAGATACTAGTGAAGAGGAAGATGAAGTGAGTGGAGTAGCTATTTCTAATAGTGGAAAACAAGCTTGTCTAATGTTTATAGAGAAGAAAAATAGTAGTCTGAAAGAGGCTGTTGTAGAGACGGCAAATATTCCTTCATATATCTATCCTGGTGAGAAAGTACAAATTTCATTTAAAGGTAAGGAATATACTTTATATGCTACGGGTACAAGAAAGCTTAATGGAGTAAGCGAAGAAGACTTCTTAAACTCTGTAGAGCAAGGCTATGAAATGCCTAAGTATTATGTGAAGAATTATACTCTACGTATGGAGATAAAAGATGGAGAACAAGTCAGCGAAATGATGCTATTATCTCAGAAGTACTTTGAAGAAGGACAGGTGCCTAAAGTGATTTTTAGTGGAGATCTTAATGGTGATAATATAATAGATATATTGATCAATACTTCTACGGAGTACAATATCTCTAGACCGACATTGTATCTGTCAGATACAACCAATAATAATGTTTCTATACAGCCTGTAGCGGCGCACGAAAGTATAGGATGTTAATTACGATTTACTTTCAGAGTAAATAATGTACTTTTTTTAAAGCCTCTTAGTGATCATACTAAGGGGCTTTTTTATTTAGGAACCTCAGTTGGACTAAAGAGGTTTTATCCATTAGTGTATCATGGTATTAATATAGAATGACACTCATATTTAGGAATAGAACAAGAACACTTGGCTTGCACTTCTTAGGGGATTGCTAGGAGATTTCTAGGGGTTTTCTAGCCTAGAAGGTAGTTTTGTCGAAGAAAGGTGCAAGAAAGGTGCAAGAAAACCTCAAGCAATCCCCTAGTAGATCAAAATAAAACTATCCTTAATTTGTAAATAAAGACTGATATAAAATCATGGTTGTCTGATAAAAAAATTAAAAAAGAAGTTAGCTTGTAGGTTTATCAGGAAAAATCAAAGGATTCCAATTAGATCATATTTCTCTTTATGATTACATAGCAAAACTACAATCAGAAAAACAAGTTTTTAGAATAGCTTCCACTTTCTTCCATTCTCTTCCATTTTCTTCCATTTTCTTCCAAAAACTTCTCTTTATTTCCAAAAACTTCCACTTTATTCCTATATTGGCGTTGTAATTATTTGATTTACAGTGATAAGTAATATTGTCACTATGCGTTTCTTCGGAACCTCTTCGGAATAATTCAGTGTTTCTTCGGAAGGAAGACTAGTTTTCCGAAGAACTCCAAAAGACTCTCCAATCAACGCCCGAAGAAAACCTTGTTTAATGTTTAGTTTGAGTAGTGCTAATCAGTTTCTTTTGTACAGGTAGTTTTGCAATATACGCAAGAGTTTTAATAGTCTTTGTGGGTTTTAACTACATGAAGCTATTGCATTTCTTAGAAAACACTGAATAAGGTTAAAAGATAAAAGCAAGTCTCTTTGTTTTGACAGCCTTTTTAGACTTAGTATGAAATAAAAAAGTATAAAACTTATTATATAAAATAGATTTCACGCACTTATCTTTAAGTATGGTGATAAAATGCGTTGTTGTGTAGTTGCTTATAGTGTTGTTTTGTTTTTACGTTTTATGTAATTGTAAAAAATTAATAGTAATCGAACTCAGGTTAGGAAAGGAAAGATAGAGGAGTGTATAATCTCTACTTTACGATAACTTAATTATTTCGTAATATTTATGATAGCCTATACCAGCATTATTATAAGTAGTTTCGACTAAAATTTAATTATGAATACACATCGCAACTTAGAGGTTTGGAAGTACAGTGTAGAGTTCGTCTCTACTGTTTATGATATTACAAAAGACTTCCCGAAAGAGGAAATATATGGACTGAGCAGTCAGTTAAGACAGAGTGCTTTAGCTATTCCTTCTAATATAGCTGAGGGGAGTGCTAGAAAAGGGAATAAGGAGTATAAACAGTTTCTATACATAGCTCTAGGAAATTTAGCAGAGTTAGAAACTCAATTGGTGATAGCACATGATCTGAATTATTTAGAGAATATAGCTCAATACGATTCTACTATTACAGAGATTAGAAGTATGCTGTACACTTTAATCAAATCGTTGAAAAAGAAAAAGGAATAAGACATTGACTTACCATGTACAGACTATGGCTAAAAAGATTATTAGTCTATTAAAAAAAGCGTGATACGCACGGGGCGTTTCACGCTTCTTTATTTCAATTATGTATACTGAGTTTTATTCAAATTCAGCTATAGTATTATCTAACCAAAGCTCATACCAGTCTAGAAAAGACAGACTAGCTTCGTTCTCTAGCTCAATACTTGGGTATAATCCGCCATCATTGACTCTGTCGTCTGTCCACATAATTCCTTTTTGGTCACCAGTCACAACAAGGAATAGGGTAATACCACATCCATAGTCACATAAGTTAAGTCTTCCATAATCGTGCTCTTCGCCACCGATTATTTCTAATCTCTCTTCGTATAGTTCCTCTTCTAATTCTTCGTTTCCTTCTTCAGCAGCTTTTTCTATCTTATTATCTATTTCCCCTAGTGCCTCAATAGGGTTCCAAGGTTGAGTATGCGGGAAAGCTTTTTGCAAAAGAGAAGAAGTGTTTTCTCCTGTGATTATCATTAGTTCTTCGTTTACACTAGCTTCCATTAGTGTTTGTAATCCGTAAAACGGACCCACACCACCATTTCCTACTTGTGTAATAAAAGCTACGTAGTCTTTTGGTAAACTGATTTGATGCTCTTTTTCAAATTGTGTTACTTCTTTCTCGCTTAATACAGGGTTTAATATATATTCATGTGTATCAGCACCGAATACTTCCAAGTCTTGGTCTAATTTGTCAAGTTGACTTATTTTTTCTTTGATGCGTTTGATTTGTTCTGTGTACATAGTCATAGTATTGAAGGTTCAAATGTACTTAATAATTAGAAAAGAGTATAGGTTTACTCAAAAAGAAAGCGTGAAATAACAGAGTTACTTCACGCTTTTGTATGTCATTTATATTTGATCAGTATAGTGTTTTAAAACTTGATTGTAGCAGGAAGTAAAGTACTTCTTACTTCACCAAAACCAATTCTTACTTCATCATTTTTACAGTATCCTTTCATTGTTACTGTATCATAGTCGTGTAAGAATGTTCTAGTACTACCATCAGGCATGGTGATAGGTTTACTACCAGCCCAAGTTAACTCTAACATAGAACCGTAGCTATCAGGAGTAGGACCAGATATAGTACCAGAGCCCATTAAGTCTCCTGAGTTTACTTTACATCCATTTACAGTGTGATGAGCTAATTGCTGACTCATTGTCCAGTACATATATTTAAAGTTAGATTCAGCGACTAGTTTATCTTCACTATTCTCTGGTTGTATATAAACTTCTAATTTGATATCAAAAGCTTTATCTCCAGTTTGTTGTAGATAAGGGAGAGGAGTAGGGTCTTGTTTTGGACTTGCTACTCTAAAAGGCTCAAGAGCATCTAAAGTGATGATCCAAGGAGAGATAGAAGATGCAAAGTTCTTAGCTAAGAATGGCCCTAGTGGTACATATTCCCAAGTCTGAACGTCTCTAGCACTCCAGTCATTTAGAAGAACCATACCGAAGATGTACTCTTCAGCATCATCTACAGGTACACTATCTCCCATTAGGTTAGCATCTGTAGTAATAAAAGCAGTTTCTAGTTCAAAGTCTACACGTTGTGACGCTCCGAATATAGGAGTGGTAGCCCCTTTAGGAAGGGTCTGTCCTACAGGACGTTTTACATTTACTCCTGAAGGAACAATAGTAGAACTTCTACCATGGTACCCTATCGGGATATGAAGCCAGTTAGGGAATAAAGCATTATCAGGATCTCTAAACATGGTCCCAACATTGGTAGCGTGCTCTTTACTTGAGTAGAAGTCAGTATAGTCTCCTATATACACAGGTAATTGCATTTCTACATCTTCTATTTTGAAGATGACAACATCTCTATGTTTAGTATTGTTTTTTAGTTCATCGTTGTTTTTGTCAAATATCTCAGCGATTCTATTTCTTACCGCTCGCCATGTTTTTTTGCCGTTAGAGATAAAGTCATTAAGTGTGTCTTGTAAAAAAACATCATCTGTCAGCTCTATACCTTTAAAATATCCAAGCATTTGTAAGGCACTCAAATCAATGGCATAATCTCCGATACGAGTTCCTATAGTTATAATATCATCTTTGGTGATAAAAACACCGAAAGGAATATTCTGAATTGGAAAGTCAGAATCACTCTCTACTGGTAACCATGTTTTCCTCATCGGATCATTTGCACTAATCATCATAATTGTTTTTTTGTTTAAGTTAATAGTATATTCAAATATATAATTAAGACTGAATATAACAAACGTTTTTTGTACATTTGGAATCAAATTAACGAAACACACAAACTAAATGAGAAGAGATTCAGAAATTTTCGACCTGATCGTAGAAGAGCAAGATAGACAAATTCATGGTATTGAATTAATTGCTTCTGAAAACTTTGTAAGTGAAGAAACTATGGAAGCAGCAGGTTCTTGTTTGACTAACAAGTATGCTGAGGGATACCCTAATAAACGTTACTACGGCGGATGTGAAGTAGTAGACGTAGTAGAGCAAATCGCGATAGACCGTGCCAAAGCTTTATTCGGTGCTGAGTATGTTAACGTACAACCTCACTCTGG
It encodes the following:
- a CDS encoding SDR family NAD(P)-dependent oxidoreductase; this translates as MNAKTYLIFGVSKGLGKAITQYIPNEQDIVYGISRTRPNYLDKNDQNKHWIAGDLSHPSQATNDLKETIGQQKIDYLIYNVGIWEHNAFSDTYSFHDNTQEEIINMINTNISSCILMIQAFIENLKLSESAKIILIGSTWGLDNHNGKEVTFSATKFALRGIIHSLRENLREHLIGVSILNLGYLATEYGCAEPIETIIEQSNGELIPLQDVLQAIRFIISTSKASCVKEINMPAMKDINM
- a CDS encoding four helix bundle protein — encoded protein: MNTHRNLEVWKYSVEFVSTVYDITKDFPKEEIYGLSSQLRQSALAIPSNIAEGSARKGNKEYKQFLYIALGNLAELETQLVIAHDLNYLENIAQYDSTITEIRSMLYTLIKSLKKKKE
- the fahA gene encoding fumarylacetoacetase — its product is MMISANDPMRKTWLPVESDSDFPIQNIPFGVFITKDDIITIGTRIGDYAIDLSALQMLGYFKGIELTDDVFLQDTLNDFISNGKKTWRAVRNRIAEIFDKNNDELKNNTKHRDVVIFKIEDVEMQLPVYIGDYTDFYSSKEHATNVGTMFRDPDNALFPNWLHIPIGYHGRSSTIVPSGVNVKRPVGQTLPKGATTPIFGASQRVDFELETAFITTDANLMGDSVPVDDAEEYIFGMVLLNDWSARDVQTWEYVPLGPFLAKNFASSISPWIITLDALEPFRVASPKQDPTPLPYLQQTGDKAFDIKLEVYIQPENSEDKLVAESNFKYMYWTMSQQLAHHTVNGCKVNSGDLMGSGTISGPTPDSYGSMLELTWAGSKPITMPDGSTRTFLHDYDTVTMKGYCKNDEVRIGFGEVRSTLLPATIKF
- a CDS encoding SMI1/KNR4 family protein is translated as MTMYTEQIKRIKEKISQLDKLDQDLEVFGADTHEYILNPVLSEKEVTQFEKEHQISLPKDYVAFITQVGNGGVGPFYGLQTLMEASVNEELMIITGENTSSLLQKAFPHTQPWNPIEALGEIDNKIEKAAEEGNEELEEELYEERLEIIGGEEHDYGRLNLCDYGCGITLFLVVTGDQKGIMWTDDRVNDGGLYPSIELENEASLSFLDWYELWLDNTIAEFE